In Spirosoma aureum, a single genomic region encodes these proteins:
- a CDS encoding AGE family epimerase/isomerase, whose translation MKSTGFTFNLIALLLGLTHQVVSQKKTEERSRIATEMEKSVRTEMLNDWYPQAVDKEFGGYLSTFTYDFKPTGPQDKMIVTQARHTWTTAKAAERYPATAYYKSNSQHGFRFLRDVMWDKEFGGFYTLVDRKGTVKGVGNKEAYGNAFGLYALSAYYHMSHDTAALNLAKKSFGWLEKHSHDPVHKGYFQHLRRDGTPIKRDASVPSTSDLGYKDQNSSIHLLEALTELYGVWPDPLVRERLNEMLLLIRDKITSPKGNLVLFFQPDWTPVSYRDSSEAVVLKHRNLDHVSFGHDVETAYLMLEASHVLGLKNDTKTLEVGKRMVDHALATGFDKTVGGFYDQGYYFKDKPGMSIIKESKNWWSQAEGLNTLLLMANKFPNDPAQYFNNYKLLWQYCQTYLIDHEHGDWYEEGLDKDPQRKTGLKGHIWKATYHTYRALTSCVDQSRTKPSDH comes from the coding sequence ATGAAAAGCACAGGTTTTACGTTTAACCTGATCGCCCTACTCCTTGGGCTAACGCATCAGGTTGTGTCACAAAAAAAGACTGAGGAGCGGAGCCGTATTGCCACCGAAATGGAAAAATCCGTTCGTACTGAAATGCTCAACGATTGGTATCCTCAGGCGGTTGACAAGGAGTTTGGCGGCTACCTAAGCACCTTCACGTATGATTTCAAACCCACCGGACCACAGGACAAGATGATTGTTACCCAGGCCCGCCATACGTGGACGACTGCCAAAGCTGCCGAGCGGTATCCGGCTACAGCCTATTATAAGAGCAATTCTCAGCATGGCTTCCGATTCCTTCGGGATGTCATGTGGGATAAAGAATTCGGTGGTTTTTATACGCTGGTCGACCGAAAAGGCACGGTCAAAGGGGTTGGCAACAAAGAAGCTTATGGAAACGCCTTTGGGCTCTACGCCCTGAGCGCCTATTACCACATGTCGCACGATACGGCCGCGTTGAATCTGGCAAAAAAATCGTTCGGCTGGCTGGAAAAGCATAGCCACGATCCCGTTCACAAAGGTTATTTTCAGCACCTGCGCCGGGATGGTACACCCATCAAGCGCGATGCCTCCGTACCCTCTACCTCCGATCTCGGCTATAAAGATCAGAATAGCTCTATCCATCTGCTGGAAGCCTTAACTGAGCTGTACGGCGTTTGGCCTGATCCGCTGGTTCGGGAACGGCTTAACGAAATGCTGCTGCTAATCCGGGACAAAATTACGTCACCCAAGGGCAATCTGGTCCTGTTTTTCCAGCCCGACTGGACACCCGTATCCTACCGGGATTCATCGGAAGCGGTTGTTCTGAAGCATCGCAATCTCGACCACGTTTCGTTTGGCCATGATGTTGAAACCGCTTACCTGATGCTCGAAGCGTCGCATGTATTGGGTCTGAAAAATGACACCAAAACGCTGGAGGTGGGCAAACGAATGGTTGACCATGCGCTGGCGACGGGATTTGACAAAACCGTAGGCGGTTTCTACGACCAGGGCTACTACTTCAAAGACAAGCCCGGTATGTCAATTATCAAAGAGAGCAAAAACTGGTGGTCACAGGCCGAAGGGCTCAATACGCTCCTGCTCATGGCCAATAAATTCCCGAACGACCCTGCCCAATATTTCAACAACTACAAGCTGCTTTGGCAATACTGTCAGACGTACCTGATCGACCACGAACACGGCGACTGGTACGAAGAAGGGCTGGACAAAGATCCTCAGCGCAAAACGGGTCTAAAAGGCCATATCTGGAAAGCAACCTACCATACGTATCGCGCCCTGACGAGTTGTGTCGATCAGTCGCGAACCAAACCGTCAGACCATTGA
- a CDS encoding pectate lyase family protein, translating to MKKQLIPVLLSAVLLFAYRPALAQYPTIPPDVQKESDDLLNESRRQSDIAWEKAKPIIDKEAKEGKPYIPWAARPVDLPQASIPAFPGAEGGGAYTFGGRGGKVYVVTSLEDRGPGTLREACEQGGARMVVFNVAGIIRIKTPIIIRAPYITIAGQTAPGDGVCVAGESVWINTHDVVIRYMRFRRGETNVGRRDDSIGGNPIGNIMIDHVSASWGLDENMSMYRHMYNDSTGKTVEEKLPTVNITIQNSIFSEALDTWNHAFGSTLGGENCTFMRNLWADNAGRNPSIGWNGIFNFANNVIFNWVHRSTDGGDYTAMYNIINNYYKPGPETPKNSPIGYRILKPESGRSKLSYRVYGRAYVNGNIVDGNEKVTKDNWDGGVQVEDMPDAGKYTANMKWNEPLPMPKITILPAKQAYDYVLVNAGATLPKRDPVDTRVVEQVRTGKIAYKEGVKLPESQFKHRRLPLDSYKNGIITDPIQVGGYPEYTGKPYVDSDKDGMPDAWETKNGLNPNDAADARQDKNKDGYTNIEDYLNSVVSVQQVRPRT from the coding sequence ATGAAGAAGCAACTTATTCCTGTACTCCTTTCGGCTGTTCTGCTTTTTGCATATCGACCAGCTTTAGCGCAATACCCGACAATTCCACCGGATGTTCAGAAGGAAAGTGACGATCTGCTCAATGAATCCAGACGTCAGTCTGATATTGCCTGGGAAAAGGCAAAACCAATCATCGATAAAGAAGCCAAAGAAGGTAAGCCCTACATTCCCTGGGCCGCTCGACCCGTAGATTTACCCCAGGCCAGTATTCCGGCGTTCCCTGGAGCCGAAGGCGGTGGAGCATATACATTTGGCGGTCGGGGTGGAAAAGTATACGTCGTGACCAGTCTGGAAGATCGCGGACCCGGCACATTACGGGAAGCCTGTGAGCAGGGTGGAGCGCGCATGGTGGTTTTCAATGTGGCGGGTATTATCCGGATTAAAACCCCAATCATCATTCGGGCTCCGTATATTACAATTGCCGGTCAGACAGCACCGGGCGATGGCGTTTGCGTGGCGGGTGAATCGGTCTGGATCAATACGCACGATGTCGTTATTCGCTACATGCGTTTCCGGCGGGGTGAAACCAACGTGGGCCGTCGCGACGATTCGATTGGGGGAAACCCGATCGGGAACATCATGATCGATCACGTATCAGCGAGCTGGGGGCTCGACGAGAATATGTCGATGTACCGCCACATGTATAACGACAGTACGGGCAAGACCGTAGAAGAGAAATTACCAACGGTAAACATTACGATTCAGAACTCGATTTTCTCGGAAGCATTAGATACCTGGAATCATGCCTTTGGTAGTACGCTGGGTGGCGAAAACTGTACGTTCATGCGCAATCTATGGGCCGATAACGCAGGCCGGAACCCGTCGATTGGCTGGAATGGAATCTTCAATTTTGCCAATAACGTGATCTTCAACTGGGTGCACCGGTCAACGGATGGGGGTGATTATACGGCTATGTACAATATTATCAACAACTACTATAAGCCTGGTCCTGAAACACCGAAGAATTCGCCAATCGGCTACCGAATTTTGAAGCCTGAATCGGGGCGGAGTAAACTGAGTTATCGGGTTTACGGTCGTGCCTACGTTAATGGCAACATTGTAGATGGCAATGAGAAAGTGACAAAAGATAACTGGGACGGGGGCGTACAGGTTGAAGATATGCCTGATGCGGGTAAATACACGGCTAACATGAAATGGAATGAACCGTTACCTATGCCCAAAATCACCATCCTGCCAGCCAAACAAGCCTATGACTATGTGTTAGTTAACGCAGGAGCCACACTTCCAAAGCGTGATCCGGTCGATACACGGGTAGTCGAGCAAGTGCGTACAGGTAAAATTGCGTATAAAGAAGGCGTGAAATTGCCAGAATCGCAGTTTAAGCATCGTCGCTTACCCCTGGATTCATATAAGAACGGCATTATCACTGATCCGATTCAGGTAGGTGGCTACCCTGAGTATACCGGCAAACCTTATGTCGATTCGGATAAAGATGGTATGCCCGATGCCTGGGAAACGAAAAATGGCCTGAATCCAAACGATGCGGCCGATGCCAGACAGGATAAAAACAAGGATGGCTATACCAACATTGAAGATTACCTGAACAGTGTCGTATCCGTTCAGCAGGTAAGACCGAGAACGTAG